One Methanomassiliicoccales archaeon genomic region harbors:
- a CDS encoding DUF169 domain-containing protein yields MSDYAELSRKLVDILGLKTEPVAVTLIKKGQSIPEGYLVTETPLRHCQSIMRARKGEKLVVPAAKQACPVGASALGMVPLPEKVRSGEFHYNMGMFESADAACKTCASRPALETGSIIATAISPLSKATI; encoded by the coding sequence ATGAGCGACTACGCTGAGCTTTCTAGGAAGTTGGTAGATATTCTCGGTTTGAAGACCGAACCGGTGGCGGTCACCCTGATCAAGAAGGGCCAATCCATACCCGAAGGTTATTTGGTCACCGAAACGCCGCTCCGGCATTGCCAATCGATCATGAGGGCGAGGAAGGGAGAGAAATTGGTGGTCCCGGCCGCCAAGCAGGCCTGCCCGGTAGGCGCATCCGCACTCGGCATGGTGCCATTGCCTGAGAAGGTGAGATCCGGAGAGTTCCATTACAACATGGGTATGTTCGAATCGGCGGATGCCGCATGCAAGACCTGTGCCTCCCGTCCAGCCCTAGAGACTGGCAGCATCATCGCCACTGCAATATCGCCGCTCAGCAAGGCGACCATCG
- a CDS encoding NUDIX hydrolase, translated as MIEEKPDDERWQELVAVYGNPSFVDRVWPIEGPAERTGSLNSSGTVVLLIFNLAGSCVFVKRKEASDWLLPMGRIGSSEGIIEAAIRVAMEEAGVKIIPLGVPQCQRITCLYNDMTCLRWYFVVVAETATSDLDPLDSDRIDEARLFDLTPSVGDPRLMEWMVELHQVGIRFMRSMDALDGI; from the coding sequence ATGATAGAGGAAAAGCCAGACGATGAACGGTGGCAGGAACTGGTCGCTGTTTACGGCAATCCGTCGTTCGTGGACCGGGTCTGGCCCATTGAGGGGCCTGCAGAGAGAACCGGTTCCCTCAATTCCTCAGGCACGGTAGTCCTCCTCATTTTCAATTTGGCCGGATCCTGCGTTTTCGTCAAAAGAAAAGAAGCGTCAGATTGGCTTCTCCCCATGGGTCGGATAGGATCGAGCGAAGGGATCATCGAAGCCGCAATCCGGGTGGCGATGGAGGAGGCCGGGGTAAAGATCATACCTTTAGGGGTCCCCCAATGTCAAAGGATCACCTGTCTATACAATGATATGACCTGCCTGAGATGGTATTTCGTGGTCGTGGCAGAAACGGCAACATCAGATCTTGACCCCCTGGATAGCGACCGGATCGATGAGGCAAGACTCTTCGACCTGACCCCTTCCGTTGGCGACCCCCGCTTGATGGAATGGATGGTTGAGCTGCATCAGGTCGGGATCAGGTTCATGCGTTCGATGGATGCCTTGGACGGGATCTGA
- a CDS encoding MBL fold metallo-hydrolase, protein MRIISVVDNTSGTSFNYSKVVKRLDRPDRHFLSEHGLSILVETDEGKRVLVDTGASQMVFAHNLNLLGFRPSDIDAVFISHGHYDHMGGLVSMIEAGVPIYGDPKLFTSKRFAVAIDGTKRDISAPKELIDALPRAKLNLSSSSVEIVPGVKTSGQIVRESKFEVQDRFLREEEPGCPVNDEVYEEQALFIQTKKGLVIVSGCGHPGIVNVVTQAKKSFDKRIYMVIGGFHLSSAGKDRILKTMDGLKALGVDRIAPTHCTGFEALKMMSDRFVGFDMLPSGSEITI, encoded by the coding sequence GTGCGGATAATATCAGTCGTTGACAACACTTCGGGCACGTCGTTCAACTATTCCAAGGTGGTCAAGCGCCTTGACCGGCCTGACCGACACTTCCTTTCCGAGCATGGGCTGTCGATCCTCGTCGAGACCGACGAAGGGAAGAGGGTGCTGGTCGATACCGGTGCATCACAGATGGTCTTCGCGCACAACCTCAACCTTTTAGGTTTCAGGCCAAGCGACATCGACGCCGTCTTCATCTCCCATGGCCACTATGATCACATGGGCGGTCTTGTATCAATGATAGAGGCCGGAGTGCCGATATATGGCGATCCCAAACTGTTCACCTCGAAGCGCTTCGCCGTCGCCATAGACGGCACCAAGAGGGACATAAGCGCCCCTAAAGAGCTGATCGACGCATTGCCCCGAGCAAAGCTCAACCTGTCCTCTTCCAGCGTGGAGATCGTCCCGGGAGTGAAGACGTCCGGCCAGATCGTGCGGGAATCGAAGTTCGAGGTCCAGGACCGGTTCCTCAGGGAGGAAGAGCCCGGTTGTCCGGTCAACGACGAGGTCTACGAGGAGCAGGCGCTCTTCATCCAGACCAAGAAGGGCCTGGTGATCGTTTCCGGATGCGGCCATCCGGGCATAGTGAACGTGGTCACCCAGGCAAAGAAGTCCTTCGACAAGCGGATATACATGGTCATAGGCGGGTTCCACCTGAGCTCCGCCGGCAAGGACCGCATCCTCAAGACGATGGATGGGCTGAAGGCGCTGGGAGTGGATCGGATCGCCCCAACCCATTGCACCGGTTTCGAGGCACTGAAGATGATGTCCGACCGGTTCGTCGGGTTCGACATGCTGCCTTCCGGCAGTGAGATCACCATCTGA
- a CDS encoding methylamine methyltransferase corrinoid protein reductive activase gives MAYGVALDLGTSGYRSHLVDLSKKGKIVSTSITMRHPLPGANIMDHLHFWMENGNEVGHSIIMETVDHLIELHGARPEDIERIAVCGNPAQLSMFENIEIRDLAFAGQSLLSRLKIKVPERRAHVIKAEELGLKSVRQTADVRIPPSIRHEIGADALAMIIKTKLLEKKETCMVTDYGTNAEMGLYHNGELYTGSAAAGPAMEGQSIKFGMLAAPEAVSDLAIGPDDMWYNYVLDEHLHPRKAALVGPRNNQVKIIENLRARGITGTGVVAAVAVGLETGIIKLPRIDTPDHMIHMMNGITFTEHDLKEAGKAMGAIRAGHRTLIQDVGIDDAEVKTMYLAGASGTYVDPLKAQTVGLVPRVLERTVQAGNTSLMMAYEILVDDNGLDHMQDVANSIASKHIMFATSKVFEDHYVNELAYWDEGMPFELFNTLLEQGGYRPMPDIVRPKEMLRIVSSDIPVIGEGGLKTLEDVGVYLIGSFEGCIGCKKCELECPERALKILPMGEDKFKVRIATEYCLGTACKHCETVCPENVYQFSKLAVVRRGDDH, from the coding sequence ATGGCATACGGTGTAGCTCTAGACCTGGGAACAAGCGGCTACCGTTCGCACCTGGTGGATCTTTCAAAGAAAGGCAAGATCGTTTCCACCTCCATCACCATGAGGCACCCGCTCCCTGGGGCCAACATCATGGACCATCTGCATTTCTGGATGGAGAACGGTAATGAGGTCGGGCACAGCATCATCATGGAGACGGTCGACCATCTGATCGAACTGCATGGGGCGAGGCCGGAGGATATCGAAAGGATCGCGGTCTGTGGCAATCCCGCCCAGCTGTCCATGTTCGAGAACATTGAGATCAGGGACCTGGCATTCGCCGGACAATCTCTTCTCAGTCGGCTCAAGATCAAGGTCCCGGAACGTCGGGCCCACGTCATCAAGGCAGAGGAATTAGGCCTCAAGTCAGTGAGGCAGACCGCGGATGTTCGGATCCCGCCCTCGATCCGTCACGAGATCGGGGCCGATGCCCTGGCGATGATCATCAAGACCAAGCTCCTGGAGAAGAAGGAGACCTGTATGGTCACTGATTACGGCACCAACGCCGAGATGGGCCTTTACCATAATGGGGAGCTTTACACGGGTTCGGCCGCGGCAGGACCGGCCATGGAGGGCCAGTCGATCAAGTTCGGAATGCTGGCGGCACCAGAAGCGGTCTCTGACCTGGCCATCGGGCCGGACGACATGTGGTACAACTATGTGCTGGACGAGCACCTCCATCCGCGCAAGGCGGCGCTGGTGGGGCCAAGGAACAACCAGGTCAAGATCATCGAGAACCTGAGGGCGCGGGGCATCACCGGCACAGGGGTCGTGGCCGCTGTGGCGGTCGGTCTGGAAACCGGCATCATCAAACTGCCTCGGATCGACACTCCGGACCATATGATCCACATGATGAATGGGATAACCTTCACGGAGCACGACCTAAAGGAGGCGGGAAAGGCGATGGGCGCCATCCGAGCCGGTCACCGGACGCTCATCCAAGACGTCGGCATAGATGATGCGGAGGTCAAGACCATGTACCTGGCAGGGGCATCGGGCACCTACGTGGACCCGCTCAAGGCGCAGACCGTGGGCCTGGTGCCGCGGGTGCTGGAAAGAACGGTGCAGGCGGGAAACACCTCCCTGATGATGGCGTATGAGATCCTGGTCGACGACAACGGACTGGACCATATGCAGGACGTGGCCAACTCCATCGCCTCCAAACACATAATGTTCGCGACCAGCAAGGTTTTCGAGGATCATTACGTCAATGAGCTGGCCTACTGGGATGAGGGCATGCCCTTCGAACTGTTCAACACCTTGCTGGAACAAGGAGGATATCGACCCATGCCAGATATAGTTCGTCCGAAGGAGATGCTGCGCATAGTGAGCAGCGATATCCCGGTCATCGGGGAAGGGGGCCTCAAGACATTGGAAGATGTCGGGGTCTATCTCATCGGGTCCTTCGAGGGCTGTATCGGATGCAAGAAATGCGAGCTTGAGTGTCCGGAGCGCGCACTGAAGATATTGCCGATGGGTGAGGACAAGTTCAAGGTCCGGATCGCGACCGAGTACTGTCTGGGCACCGCCTGCAAGCATTGTGAGACAGTCTGTCCAGAGAACGTTTATCAGTTCAGCAAACTCGCGGTGGTAAGAAGAGGAGATGACCATTAA
- a CDS encoding uroporphyrinogen decarboxylase family protein, whose translation MSPKQRFHAALDLRPADRVPVFYQHLGAAKWILESSGLRIYDGFHDPEVFSRLALEAYRLYGYDTVMAGWGDLLVEAQAHGMEWKFPEKDFYPRAVKYRSLTEADGLAPVEPLKDRFWSVPIKAASRMVEKVGEEVAVVGCTNAPMLVVYETFGMETVLMAMFSDPGPIDKALGTVTDSLRLYGDAIRAAGVDSVFIDSSSAGMEMVSKEMYEAHDRPCLGSLMETFHRQGLRTILHNDSSMPLWLSQMDLLPDALHLHLKNVDLQTLIDKVKGRTCLFAGIDHQELLFKRTPEEISGAVEGFLSMWGDTPGVVIAPGCELPYKTPKENIKALKDAAIKFSHRKSP comes from the coding sequence ATGAGCCCGAAACAAAGGTTCCATGCGGCCCTGGATCTTCGACCGGCAGACCGGGTCCCTGTATTCTATCAGCACCTCGGCGCAGCCAAATGGATCCTGGAATCCTCTGGGCTCAGGATATATGATGGTTTTCATGATCCGGAGGTCTTCTCCAGGCTGGCCCTGGAAGCCTACCGCCTGTATGGCTATGACACGGTGATGGCCGGTTGGGGGGACCTCTTGGTGGAGGCACAAGCTCATGGTATGGAGTGGAAATTCCCGGAGAAGGACTTCTATCCGCGGGCGGTCAAGTACCGTTCTCTCACAGAAGCGGATGGATTGGCTCCGGTCGAACCCCTGAAGGACAGGTTCTGGTCCGTGCCGATCAAGGCCGCGAGCAGGATGGTGGAGAAGGTGGGGGAGGAGGTTGCCGTCGTCGGGTGCACCAACGCCCCGATGCTGGTCGTCTATGAGACATTTGGAATGGAAACGGTCCTGATGGCGATGTTCTCGGACCCTGGACCGATCGACAAAGCTCTGGGTACGGTCACTGATTCCTTGCGCCTTTACGGAGATGCGATCCGTGCGGCCGGAGTTGATTCGGTCTTTATCGACTCCAGCTCGGCCGGCATGGAGATGGTGAGCAAGGAGATGTATGAGGCCCATGACCGCCCTTGTCTCGGCTCGCTGATGGAAACGTTCCATCGACAGGGGTTGAGGACGATCCTGCATAACGATTCATCGATGCCGCTTTGGCTGTCGCAGATGGACCTTCTTCCGGACGCTCTGCATCTGCACTTGAAGAACGTCGATCTCCAGACCCTGATAGACAAGGTCAAAGGACGGACCTGCCTGTTCGCCGGGATCGATCACCAGGAACTGCTGTTCAAACGCACTCCCGAGGAGATATCAGGGGCGGTGGAGGGTTTCCTAAGCATGTGGGGCGATACGCCAGGCGTGGTCATAGCGCCGGGTTGCGAGCTGCCATACAAGACGCCGAAGGAGAACATAAAAGCCCTGAAGGACGCGGCGATCAAGTTCAGCCACCGCAAAAGTCCCTGA
- a CDS encoding MtaA/CmuA family methyltransferase: MASKMTPRERVLAALDLKEVDRPPVVCFTQSATVDVMDAVKVYWPEAHTDAHKMAELAMGVPKVLGLESVRMPYCLTVEAEIMGCVVNLGGQDRTPMVKKHAFNEDSEVVIPDNITSLGRMKTVIEAVKIAKAKVGKEYPIVVGTTGPVTIAGHLVGTENLLLWMIVNPDAVQKFVDIATKIEKAYCTALAAAGADVIVMSDPSSSTDMMSAELFDQYSKPSIKACFEDVGETKTVLHICGNTTVLLDHMIDTGVNGLSIEEKVEPEEAVRLVGGRVALVGNVGVVRPLLQGTPEECEAAGKRCKEAGFNLIAPGCGLAARVPLANIQAMVKGAKE; the protein is encoded by the coding sequence GTGGCTAGCAAAATGACTCCGAGGGAGCGCGTTCTCGCCGCTCTTGATTTGAAGGAAGTTGACAGGCCTCCAGTTGTATGCTTCACGCAGAGCGCAACTGTTGATGTGATGGACGCGGTCAAGGTATACTGGCCCGAAGCCCACACCGACGCCCATAAGATGGCCGAACTGGCCATGGGTGTCCCGAAGGTATTGGGTCTAGAGTCCGTCAGGATGCCATACTGCCTTACCGTCGAGGCTGAGATCATGGGTTGTGTCGTAAACCTGGGTGGCCAGGACAGGACCCCGATGGTCAAGAAGCACGCGTTCAATGAGGACTCCGAGGTAGTGATCCCGGACAACATAACCTCACTGGGCAGGATGAAGACCGTCATCGAGGCAGTAAAGATCGCCAAGGCAAAGGTCGGAAAGGAATACCCGATCGTTGTCGGTACCACCGGACCGGTCACAATCGCCGGACACCTGGTCGGAACCGAGAACCTGCTGTTGTGGATGATCGTCAACCCGGACGCCGTGCAGAAGTTCGTGGACATCGCGACCAAGATCGAGAAGGCCTACTGTACCGCACTGGCAGCCGCCGGCGCAGATGTCATAGTCATGAGCGACCCGTCGTCGTCAACTGACATGATGTCCGCCGAACTGTTCGACCAGTACAGCAAGCCGTCCATCAAGGCATGCTTCGAAGACGTCGGGGAGACCAAGACCGTCCTGCACATCTGCGGCAACACCACCGTCCTGCTGGACCACATGATCGACACCGGCGTGAACGGATTGTCGATCGAGGAGAAGGTCGAGCCGGAAGAAGCGGTCAGGCTCGTAGGCGGAAGGGTCGCTCTCGTCGGAAACGTCGGAGTGGTCAGGCCGTTGCTGCAGGGCACACCGGAAGAGTGCGAGGCTGCAGGGAAGCGTTGCAAGGAAGCCGGCTTCAACCTGATCGCACCGGGATGCGGACTGGCGGCACGTGTGCCTCTGGCCAATATCCAGGCGATGGTCAAGGGCGCCAAAGAGTAA
- a CDS encoding hydantoinase/oxoprolinase family protein, producing MEPGEKRTLGLGIDTGGTFTDAAVIDMDTMEVLTKAKSPTTYQDLSIGLLGAVDGVIASGKFEVDEIKIVGLSTTLATNSILTGKGGQVGLICIGWSPDREWDMGTTIIETVEGGHTVRGYEHQPLDVAALDKAIASMANKVDAIAISSIFSVYNPDHEERARKAILEKANMLTVTGHDLTTSLGIKERTITAVLNAKLIPIIGDFLSSVELSMEKRGIKGQIMVYKGDGSLMNISVARGRPVDTILSGPAASLMGGRLLSKQENCIVLDIGGTSTDIAYLDKGFPRINREGASVGNWRTRVRAIDIWTSGLGGDSDMQVDRYGHLDIGPERVMPLAVASKMSPAILDKLRLSRQTTYYMVYERDTSKLSHEDRLVYNFLKENKVSTLNEANEGLPELYYVLETLKSLKAKGFIVQTGLTPTDVMHVKGIYTPGDVQASREGVEIFSNLAGVTVDHFIENFMDVMVTMIGGEVIKKIISDEAGDIVPSRALDYLIKATLGAAGFRTMSIQASLDRPIVGLGAPAYVFVPELEKRMNVKVIIPPNHDVGNAVGAVCSKVSEMISIQVYPRDFKYWVFTPFADPLEFHHREEAIEKAKEVACEYVKGRAVAAGAKNVEVMVDVDEKRFAPGSNTTTPTSNWTEIRARATGDPI from the coding sequence ATGGAACCTGGAGAAAAAAGGACCTTGGGGCTGGGGATCGACACCGGAGGAACGTTCACCGATGCGGCGGTCATCGACATGGATACCATGGAGGTCCTGACGAAGGCGAAGTCTCCCACAACCTATCAGGATCTATCCATAGGTCTATTGGGGGCGGTCGACGGGGTCATCGCTTCGGGCAAGTTTGAAGTGGACGAGATCAAGATAGTGGGGCTTTCCACCACGCTGGCCACCAACTCGATCCTGACCGGCAAAGGCGGTCAGGTGGGTCTTATCTGCATTGGCTGGTCCCCGGATCGGGAATGGGACATGGGGACAACCATAATCGAGACGGTCGAGGGCGGTCACACCGTAAGGGGGTATGAGCACCAGCCTCTGGACGTGGCGGCCTTGGACAAGGCGATAGCATCGATGGCCAACAAGGTCGATGCCATAGCCATATCCAGTATTTTCAGCGTATACAATCCGGATCACGAGGAACGCGCCCGGAAGGCGATCTTGGAGAAGGCGAACATGCTCACCGTGACCGGCCATGACCTTACCACCTCCCTCGGCATCAAGGAAAGGACGATCACTGCGGTATTGAACGCCAAGCTGATACCGATCATCGGGGATTTCCTGAGCAGCGTGGAACTTTCCATGGAGAAGCGGGGGATCAAGGGTCAGATAATGGTGTACAAAGGTGACGGATCGCTGATGAACATCTCGGTCGCCCGGGGAAGACCGGTGGACACCATTCTGTCCGGTCCGGCGGCCAGCCTGATGGGAGGAAGGCTGCTGTCCAAGCAGGAGAACTGCATCGTGCTGGACATAGGCGGCACATCCACCGACATAGCATATCTGGACAAGGGATTTCCCCGAATCAACCGGGAAGGCGCCTCGGTCGGGAATTGGAGGACCAGGGTGCGGGCCATCGATATCTGGACCAGCGGTCTTGGAGGGGATTCCGATATGCAGGTGGATCGCTATGGTCATCTGGATATAGGGCCTGAACGGGTCATGCCCCTGGCAGTTGCTTCCAAGATGAGCCCCGCTATCCTGGACAAGCTGCGGCTCAGCAGGCAGACCACCTATTATATGGTCTATGAAAGGGACACTTCCAAGCTGAGCCATGAGGACCGCCTGGTGTATAATTTCCTAAAGGAGAACAAGGTAAGCACATTGAACGAGGCGAACGAAGGCCTGCCCGAGCTATACTATGTGCTCGAGACTCTCAAATCTTTAAAGGCCAAGGGTTTCATCGTTCAGACCGGGCTCACTCCGACCGATGTCATGCATGTGAAAGGGATCTACACCCCAGGTGACGTACAGGCCTCCAGAGAGGGAGTGGAGATATTCTCCAACCTGGCAGGGGTCACGGTGGACCATTTCATCGAGAACTTCATGGATGTCATGGTCACCATGATCGGAGGCGAGGTGATCAAGAAGATAATCTCTGACGAGGCGGGCGACATCGTGCCGTCGCGGGCCCTGGACTATCTCATCAAGGCGACCTTGGGGGCGGCCGGTTTCCGTACCATGTCCATACAGGCCTCCCTTGACCGGCCCATAGTGGGGCTCGGGGCGCCAGCCTACGTGTTCGTACCCGAACTGGAGAAGAGGATGAACGTAAAGGTCATCATCCCTCCGAACCACGATGTGGGGAACGCAGTCGGAGCGGTATGCAGCAAGGTGTCGGAGATGATATCCATCCAGGTCTATCCCAGGGACTTCAAATACTGGGTCTTCACACCGTTCGCCGATCCGTTGGAGTTCCACCATCGGGAGGAGGCGATCGAGAAGGCCAAAGAGGTGGCATGCGAGTATGTCAAAGGAAGGGCGGTGGCCGCAGGAGCGAAGAACGTCGAGGTCATGGTCGACGTCGATGAGAAGCGTTTCGCGCCGGGCTCAAATACCACCACCCCCACTTCCAACTGGACGGAGATTCGGGCCAGGGCCACCGGGGACCCAATCTGA
- a CDS encoding metal-dependent hydrolase, whose product MLLMCHLFIGLVIGMVIFHFLEYRMVIILSALGSILPDLIDKPLGHIILTGSIDFGRIYAHSGLFFTAILVLGVAYRRKKGSWIMMALGAGLLSHLVLDSMWELPVTVFYPFLGDFGLHHFPNYVGDSFTKEIESTYEWTFGVTALAMLMFICQDRLGRMRVTAVKYIPQVVKSLSLLLMLMGMVAIIYAAMSAYNPFSGDSAPDQNLILGLSASVGGMIAYLVWRDMRKPVGTEHLLDQ is encoded by the coding sequence ATGCTCCTGATGTGCCATCTTTTCATAGGCCTGGTGATAGGGATGGTCATCTTCCATTTCCTGGAGTATCGGATGGTCATCATCCTTTCTGCCTTGGGCAGCATATTACCGGACCTGATAGACAAGCCGTTGGGGCACATCATCCTGACCGGCTCCATTGACTTCGGCAGGATCTACGCCCACAGCGGACTGTTCTTCACCGCCATATTGGTCCTGGGGGTTGCATATCGAAGGAAGAAGGGTTCGTGGATCATGATGGCATTGGGGGCAGGCCTTCTTTCCCATCTCGTTCTGGACTCCATGTGGGAGTTGCCGGTGACCGTATTCTATCCGTTCTTGGGCGATTTTGGTCTGCATCACTTTCCAAACTATGTCGGGGATTCGTTCACAAAGGAGATCGAGAGCACCTATGAATGGACTTTCGGGGTCACTGCACTTGCGATGCTGATGTTCATCTGCCAAGACCGGCTGGGTCGAATGAGGGTGACGGCTGTGAAGTATATTCCCCAGGTGGTGAAGAGCCTGTCATTGCTCCTGATGTTGATGGGGATGGTGGCGATCATCTATGCGGCAATGTCCGCATACAATCCGTTTTCAGGGGACTCCGCACCGGACCAGAACCTCATTCTCGGACTATCTGCCTCGGTGGGAGGGATGATAGCATATCTTGTTTGGAGAGACATGAGAAAACCGGTAGGTACAGAGCACTTGCTGGATCAATGA
- a CDS encoding cobalamin-dependent protein (Presence of a B(12) (cobalamin)-binding domain implies dependence on cobalamin itself, in one of its several forms, or in some unusual lineages, dependence on a cobalamin-like analog.), which yields MSETLQNLIDVVVKGKIKEAKPLAEKALAEGITAKVIIFEGLNKAMEIVGQKYEKKEYFLPQVLLSAQTLYQALDVALPKLDKTSAGAQGRVVMAVVEGDVHDIGKNIVKAMLTGSGLTIFDLGRDIPVKNIVEKAKAENVNIIATSTLMTPTLAGMKEIERMAKEGNLKPKIKTIIGGGATSREFANQIHCDGWAYDANEAVKVVTELLKQ from the coding sequence ATGAGTGAGACACTGCAGAATTTGATTGATGTTGTTGTAAAGGGCAAGATAAAAGAGGCCAAGCCATTGGCAGAGAAGGCCCTTGCAGAAGGAATAACCGCCAAGGTAATCATCTTCGAAGGATTGAACAAGGCGATGGAGATCGTTGGGCAAAAGTACGAGAAGAAGGAGTACTTCCTACCCCAAGTTCTTCTCTCTGCTCAGACCCTATATCAGGCGCTCGATGTTGCCCTGCCGAAGCTAGACAAGACCTCCGCTGGAGCTCAGGGAAGGGTAGTCATGGCCGTCGTTGAAGGAGACGTTCATGACATCGGCAAGAACATCGTGAAGGCGATGTTGACCGGCTCAGGGCTCACGATCTTCGATCTGGGAAGGGATATCCCGGTCAAGAACATCGTCGAGAAGGCCAAGGCCGAGAACGTAAACATCATCGCGACCTCCACCCTCATGACGCCTACCCTGGCTGGAATGAAGGAGATCGAGAGGATGGCCAAGGAAGGCAACCTGAAGCCGAAGATCAAGACCATAATCGGCGGCGGCGCTACCTCCAGGGAATTCGCCAACCAGATCCATTGCGACGGTTGGGCGTACGACGCCAACGAAGCGGTCAAGGTCGTTACGGAACTGTTGAAGCAATAA
- the amrS gene encoding AmmeMemoRadiSam system radical SAM enzyme: MRMTTTDVSSQVHQARWWHGDGKIVECSLCPRRCRIPDGSVGFCNARANRSGKLVTLTYGRICATAVDPVEKKPIFHYRPGAMLYSIGTFGCNLDCGFCQNAVMARSRSDDIPSQYVPPEELVHIALEKKVNGIGWTFNDPVVWSEYIIDVSGLAHSKGLFNLLNTNGYIEPKAREELLENVDVVKVDIKGFDERIYRKLCGAELAPVLETCKDVKERGIHLELAYPLIPEWTDDRTMLVNFGDWVVNELGRDTPVHLFRFQPAYRLSELNPPEISCLHEVRRLLHGLGLRYVYLGGVTGEGQDTLCPSCGALVVSRRSEETTEKIFIKKEQVSRFCPTFAKVQNLTVDGCCPRCGKSLPIQV, encoded by the coding sequence ATGAGGATGACGACTACTGACGTATCGTCACAAGTCCATCAGGCAAGATGGTGGCATGGGGACGGCAAGATCGTAGAATGTTCGCTATGTCCGCGCCGGTGCCGCATACCAGATGGATCGGTCGGATTCTGTAACGCGCGGGCCAACCGTTCTGGCAAACTGGTGACCTTGACCTACGGTCGTATATGCGCCACAGCGGTCGATCCGGTCGAAAAGAAACCGATTTTCCACTATCGTCCCGGAGCGATGCTTTATTCGATAGGCACCTTCGGATGCAACCTTGACTGCGGGTTCTGCCAGAATGCGGTGATGGCCCGTTCTAGATCCGACGACATCCCCTCACAATATGTCCCGCCAGAGGAACTGGTCCATATCGCATTGGAAAAGAAGGTCAACGGAATCGGATGGACGTTCAACGATCCAGTGGTATGGTCAGAATATATAATCGACGTGTCAGGCCTGGCTCATTCGAAGGGACTGTTCAACCTGTTGAACACCAACGGATACATCGAACCCAAGGCCAGGGAAGAGCTTCTTGAGAATGTGGATGTCGTCAAGGTGGACATCAAGGGATTCGACGAGAGGATCTATCGTAAACTTTGCGGAGCAGAACTGGCTCCAGTGTTGGAAACATGCAAGGATGTCAAAGAAAGGGGTATACACCTCGAGCTTGCCTATCCATTGATACCCGAATGGACCGATGACCGGACAATGCTGGTTAATTTCGGGGATTGGGTGGTGAATGAGCTGGGGAGGGACACGCCGGTCCACCTCTTCCGATTCCAACCGGCATATCGATTGTCGGAACTGAACCCTCCGGAGATCTCCTGTTTGCATGAGGTCCGTCGTCTTCTGCATGGATTAGGTTTGAGATACGTTTACCTAGGGGGAGTGACAGGAGAGGGCCAGGATACCCTGTGTCCAAGCTGTGGCGCCCTGGTGGTCTCACGCAGGTCAGAAGAGACGACGGAGAAGATATTCATAAAGAAGGAGCAGGTAAGTCGTTTCTGTCCGACCTTCGCTAAGGTACAGAATCTGACGGTCGATGGATGCTGTCCTCGATGTGGTAAGTCCTTACCGATTCAGGTGTAA